The following coding sequences lie in one Lolium perenne isolate Kyuss_39 chromosome 2, Kyuss_2.0, whole genome shotgun sequence genomic window:
- the LOC139835747 gene encoding uncharacterized protein encodes MDLGFTGNPWTFEKKVAGGTYLALIAKSVLEHLTAAASDHSPILLRFEPAVREKTPRLFRYETMWESHSEFGSLMEQKWKGNTCFSMHELENKLRDISGDLTTWGRDTFGSVRRETRELRNRLEVLRGQPDRLGPSHEELKIVERLMELNHREEVMWRQRARIQWLAEGDRNTRFFHLRASKRKKRNRIAKLRRANGSLSEDVQEMSSMAREFYKNLYSTEGTFGMDEVLNAVPATVTQEMNERLIQPFDDTEVKQALFQMYPLKAPGPDGFPAHFFQKHWDLCGDEVTMAVLRILRGEDSPAGINQTFVVLIPKVASPEELGQFRPISLCNVIYKIASKVLANRLKLILPEIILEEQSAFVPGRLITDNIITAYECLHFMKRNDAKKHRHCALKLDMQKAYDRVEWSYLRAIMLRMGFHTRWVNLVMSLVSSVSFSVLYGTPLEPFKPSRGLRQGDPISPYLFLIAAEGLSGLLKQSRLSPHLEGIKVAATAPAVNHLLFADDSLPFVKASVEGAKEVSDLLNAYCNASGQRVNLDKSSVFFSKGCPENTRQLIKASLNVPNETLNEKYLGMPSDVGKSKIGVFKYLKDLVWKKVQGYLEQLLASGGKEVLIKAVAQAIPVFSMSCFKLPRGLCQSINAMLRSFWWGSKDGRRKTAWVSWETMCSPKFSDGLGFRDMELFNLAMLARQAWRILQNPMSLSARILKAVYFPSSDFLHATVGSSPSQVWRALVEGRDTMKQGLIKRIGTGESTNAWNDNWLPRDFMLRPTACLTRDPPPLDGRRVGMALRENGGFNSTGVLTVRSVYRLLVQTKKRREDWLEERPAGSNGAREEKAWLRLWKVHVPSKVRIFLWRLAHQSLPTGDVRNKRCMASSSACSLCGAQDSWRHSLIECNVARCVWALAKEDMLEHMVRSAEPNARQWLFLMLETLSKEEFAIMAVTLWAIWFARRKIIFDGEFQSPLTTHGFVENYMRDLSIAYPPATKGTLGVRPSHPRWIAPPEAFAKFNVDAAVAKNTRGGALGVVCRSAGGVFLGASSLVVAGISDPATLEALACREALALAEDLNIQKMVVASDCLQVVNNIVGDFGGSYSMVTSEIKAKAVSFSDVRFRLENRASNSEAHRVARSFVSSTVGRQVWLVVLFLAQLVDSW; translated from the exons ATGGACCTGGGCTTTACGGGGAACCCATGGACTTTTGAAAAGAAGGTTGCTGGTGGCACTTACTTGGCACTTATTGCCAAGTCAG TGTTGGAGCATCTCACGGCGGCGGCTTCCGATCATTCGCCGATTCTGCTGCGATTTGAGCCTGCTGTGAGGGAAAAAACCCCGCGCCTGTTCAGATATGAGACCATGTGGGAGTCACATTCTGAGTTTGGTTCTCTAATGGAGCAAAAATGGAAGGGAAATACGTGTTTTTCTATGCACGAACTTGAAAACAAGCTGAGAGACATCTCTGGTGATCTTACTACTTGGGGCCGGGACACTTTTGGAAGTGTTCGGCGTGAGACGAGGGAGCTGAGGAATCGGCTGGAGGTACTCCGTGGCCAGCCTGATCGCCTCGGACCATCACACGAAGAACTGAAGATTGTTGAAAGGCTTATGGAGCTAAATCACAGGGAGGAGGTGATGTGGCGCCAGAGAGCGCGTATCCAATGGCTTGCTGAAGGGGACCGAAATACTCGGTTTTTCCACCTTCGAGCGAGTAAGAGAAAGAAGAGGAACCGTATTGCCAAGCTCAGGAGAGCCAATGGGTCTCTGTCTGAGGATGTGCAAGAAATGAGTAGTATGGCAAGAGAATTCTACAAGAATCTATATTCTACCGAGGGCACTTTTGGCATGGACGAAGTCCTCAACGCTGTCCCTGCTACGGTGACCCAGGAGATGAATGAGAGGCTAATCCAACCTTTTGATGACACAGAGGTTAAACAAGCCCTCTTCCAGATGTACCCTCTGAAAGCCCCGGGGCCGGATGGGTTCCCTGCCCACTTCTTCCAAAAGCACTGGGACTTATGTGGAGATGAGGTTACAATGGCTGTGTTACGCATCCTGAGGGGTGAGGATAGCCCAGCCGGCATAAATCAAACTTTTGTAGTCCTGATACCGAAAGTTGCAAGCCCAGAAGAGTTGGGACAGTtccgcccaataagcttgtgtaaTGTAATCTACAAGATTGCATCAAAGGTCCTTGCAAACAGGTTGAAACTTATTCTCCCGGAAATTATTTTAGAGGAGCAGTCGGCGTTTGTCCCTGGTAGGTTAATCACGGACAACATAATCACGGCGTATGAGTGCCTGCATTTTATGAAGAGGAACGATGCCAAGAAACATCGACATTGTGCCCTCAAACTGGACATGCAGAAGGCGTATGATCGGGTCGAATGGAGCTATCTACGAGCCATCATGCTTCGCATGGGTTTTCATACCCGGTGGGTGAACTTGGTTATGAGCCTAGTGTCCTCGGTTTCATTCTCGGTTCTTTATGGTACACCTCTGGAACCCTTCAAGCCTTCGAGAGGTCTTCGCCAAGGTGACCCGATATCCCCCTATCTCTTTTTGATTGCAGCAGAGGGCCTCTCAGGCCTCCTTAAACAAAGTCGTCTTTCTCCGCACCTAGAAGGAATCAAGGTGGCAGCCACAGCTCCTGCGGTAAACCACCTCCTCTTCGCGGATGATAGCCTGCCGTTTGTCAAAGCCAGTGTAGAGGGAGCTAAGGAAGTTTCTGACCTGTTGAATGCTTATTGCAACGCATCAGGCCAGCGTGTGAATCTGGACAAGTCCTCGGTGTTTTTCAGTAAAGGATGTCCTGAAAATACAAGGCAACTCATTAAGGCCTCTCTGAACGTCCCCAATGAGACGCTGAATGAGAAATATTTGGGTATGCCCTCGGATGTTGGCAAATCAAAAATTGGGGTGTTTAAGTACCTCAAGGACCTTGTTTGGAAAAAGGTTCAAGGATACCTAGAGCAACTCCTGGCTTCAGGGGGAAAGGAAGTCCTTATAAAGGCAGTGGCACAAGCCATTCCTGTTTTCTCTATGTCTTGCTTCAAGTTACCACGGGGTCTCTGCCAGTCCATAAATGCGATGTTGCGAAGTTTCTGGTGGGGAAGCAAGGATGGCCGGCGCAAAACAGCTTGGGTTTCCTGGGAGACGATGTGTTCCCCGAAATTTTCTGACGGACTAGGCTTCCGGGATATGGAGCTCTTCAACCTGGCGATGCTGGCGCGTCAAGCGTGGCGCATACTACAGAATCCTATGTCCTTAAGCGCAAGGATCCTGAAGGCTGTATATTTCCCGTCCTCAGACTTTCTGCATGCTACAGTCGGCTCGTCGCCGTCCCAGGTGTGGCGCGCTTTAGTGGAGGGCCGGGACACGATGAAGCAGGGTTTGATCAAGAGAATTGGCACCGGTGAGTCAACCAACGCTTGGAATGATAACTGGCTGCCTCGTGATTTCATGTTACGTCCCACAGCCTGTTTGACGAGAGATCCGCCTCCGCTG GATGGAAGACGTGTGGGCATGGCATTACGAGAAAACGGGGGTTTTAACAGTACGGGGGTTTTAACAGTACGGTCAGTGTACAGGCTCCTAGTTCAGACAAAGAAAAGGAGAGAGGATTGGCTCGAAGAGCGCCCAGCTGGATCGAACGGCGCGAGGGAGGAGAAGGCCTGGCTGCGGCTGTGGAAGGTGCATGTCCCTTCAAAAGTCAGGATCTTCTTATGGAGGTTGGCCCACCAATCCCTTCCGACGGGTGACGTTCGTAATAAGCGCTGCATGGCGTCGTCGAGTGCATGTTCGTTGTGTGGGGCACAAGACTCTTGGCGGCACTCTCTCATCGAGTGTAATGTGGCCAGGTGTGTTTGGGCTCTAGCAAAGGAAGATATGCTGGAGCATATGGTGAGATCGGCTGAGCCAAATGCTAGGCAGTGGTTGTTTCTCATGTTGGAAACACTGTCAAAGGAGGAGTTCGCGATCATGGCGGTCACATTGTGGGCAATCTGGTTCGCTCGGAGGAAGATCATCTTCGATGGGGAGTTCCAGAGCCCACTAACGACCCATGGTTTTGTGGAGAATTACATGCGAGATTTGTCGATTGCCTACCCCCCAGCAACAAAGGGCACGCTAGGGGTGAGACCATCTCATCCTCGATGGATTGCACCGCCAGAGGCCTTTGCAAAGTTCAATGTTGATGCTGCTGTGGCGAAGAATACACGAGGCGGAGCTCTGGGAGTGGTATGCAGAAGTGCAGGTGGAGTGTTCCTGGGCGCCTCTTCCCTGGTTGTGGCGGGCATCTCTGACCCGGCCACCCTAGAGGCTCTGGCCTGCCGGGAGGCGCTGGCACTGGCGGAGGATCTCAATATCCAGAAGATGGTTGTGGCGTCAGACTGTCTCCAAGTCGTTAACAACATTGTGGGCGACTTTGGTGGCAGCTACAGTATGGTGACAAGCGAGATCAAGGCGAAGGCTGTTAGCTTCTCCGATGTTCGTTTTAGACTTGAAAATAGGGCTTCTAATTCTGAAGCTCATAGAGTGGCTCGTAGTTTTGTTTCTAGCACAGTTGGTAGACAGGTTTGGCTCGTAGTTTTGTTTCTAGCACAGTTGGTAGACAGTTGGTAG